The nucleotide window GGGAATTGAGAGAGCTATGACGCCGAAGTTCGGGTTTGCGTCCTGAACCCGTTTAACCGCCTCGGTTGCCCTCCTTATGAGATCCCCCAGTCCCGCCTCAGAGGGAGAGAGGATTCCCTTACGCACCAGCTCGCCAACCTTAACCGCCTCGTGATAAACTGGAACGACGGCGGTGTTCCCGAAGAGGAAATGGTATATGCTCAGGTCCTCAAAGTCCCTATGCCTGCTCACGTTTCCGGGTTTTGGAACGGTGGCCTCGATAAGCGGTCCCAGCAGAAAGGCCTTCACGATGCTCCATCTCTCCATCGGGATCACCGCTTGATGAGCAATACCAGGACTAGCGCGGCCAGGAGAAGGCCGAGGGGGATCGAGATCATCACGACCGTCCTGGAGGGAAGGACGAGCATGAGGGGCAGGAAGAACGTGATGAGGTACAGGGCGGCGATCACAACGACGACAGCTATGACGGCCTTTATCAGGCTGTCGTCACTCGACACAACGCGGTTTACCTCCTCTCCGATGTCCTTGATGCCCTCGCTCAGGGGTTTCTCTTCCTCACCTTCCTCGGGTATCACGAGGGCCGCAAGGAGGTACAGGAGCGTCATCGTCACCGGATTGAACACGAGCAGAACCACGAAGATTACCCTGAGGATCGTTGGATCGACGTTCAGGTACTCCGCCAGTCCCCCCAAAACACCGAGGAACATCCTGTTCGTTTTTGACCTCTTCAACTTTTTGCCGCCCTCTGTCATCGTAACCACC belongs to Thermococcus sp. AM4 and includes:
- a CDS encoding PspC domain-containing protein is translated as MTEGGKKLKRSKTNRMFLGVLGGLAEYLNVDPTILRVIFVVLLVFNPVTMTLLYLLAALVIPEEGEEEKPLSEGIKDIGEEVNRVVSSDDSLIKAVIAVVVVIAALYLITFFLPLMLVLPSRTVVMISIPLGLLLAALVLVLLIKR